A region of Reichenbachiella carrageenanivorans DNA encodes the following proteins:
- a CDS encoding methyl-accepting chemotaxis protein, with the protein MSEQVSLLKYKKHMAEVLRQSDHTISYMVIGLWLFGVLISFHYNTWTLGLGMGTLLFSMNLVAVRFFGTRLFSRMIGASVMALYMIQYLIQLHGLYEMHFWFFIMPIFLIIYQDWRVYIPFAAIIVIHHVSIYILINQGHPEYLRYFINMSELTDMTFAYHMGLAVVGVITAAWVAYRLNQQTKNRYLGAAQLEAQLDEMNALALNVEEVASRITNKSSQDKKHQSINMALVSLGEEFTNIIDNIIVETNQVVNSASRDGNLKARMLTKDKHGVWKDLSSSINSLLESIAVPVYRINDVAQNMSRGILTDRLSTDSKGDIQDMFENLNSALGSLRELTLKVDNGIKRIELATEEMLTSGHEMDISTNEIANAIAKMSAGAQNQLKDIEKTSNIIEQVVDAAKTMDSFVEEINGSAKKGVQNSEEGKNVVETVVSDIENIANYSDKTMESIQVLSTRSNEISGILNVISEIATQTNLLALNAAIEAAKAGEDGKGFAVVAENIRNLAEGAKRSTGEISLLVKAVQEDTDMAANLMKHMNENIKSGVNSTKKTHKILHVISESSKQTLELSNKVKDITDSQTKRISDVFNAIESVVLISEQFATGSEEVASSANELSNGMKDFNNNSQVLNTMGKELKTSMKQFTLN; encoded by the coding sequence ATGTCAGAGCAAGTAAGTTTATTAAAGTATAAAAAGCACATGGCCGAAGTCCTTCGGCAATCAGACCATACCATCTCGTATATGGTCATTGGGCTGTGGCTATTCGGTGTGCTTATTTCTTTTCATTATAATACCTGGACACTGGGACTCGGAATGGGTACACTGTTGTTCTCTATGAACCTAGTAGCCGTACGATTTTTCGGTACTAGACTCTTCTCTCGGATGATCGGCGCTTCTGTGATGGCACTGTACATGATTCAGTATCTAATACAATTGCACGGGTTATACGAAATGCACTTTTGGTTTTTCATTATGCCTATATTCTTGATCATATACCAAGACTGGCGAGTGTACATTCCTTTTGCAGCAATCATTGTAATTCACCATGTATCAATTTACATTCTAATTAATCAAGGGCATCCAGAATATCTTCGCTATTTCATTAACATGAGCGAGCTCACCGACATGACATTTGCTTATCACATGGGGCTAGCAGTAGTAGGTGTGATCACAGCAGCTTGGGTAGCCTATCGACTCAACCAACAAACGAAGAATAGATATTTGGGAGCCGCACAATTGGAGGCACAATTGGACGAAATGAATGCACTGGCTCTAAATGTAGAAGAGGTTGCTTCGAGAATTACCAACAAAAGCTCTCAGGACAAAAAACATCAATCTATTAATATGGCTCTGGTTTCATTGGGCGAAGAATTCACCAATATCATTGACAATATTATCGTAGAAACCAACCAAGTAGTAAATAGCGCCAGCCGGGACGGAAATTTGAAAGCCCGAATGCTGACTAAAGACAAGCATGGCGTATGGAAAGATTTATCTAGCTCTATCAATAGCCTTTTGGAGTCTATAGCTGTACCTGTCTATCGAATCAATGATGTAGCGCAAAACATGTCTCGTGGCATACTGACCGACAGGCTCTCTACCGATTCGAAAGGAGACATACAAGATATGTTCGAAAACCTGAATAGTGCACTTGGAAGCTTGAGAGAACTTACACTCAAAGTAGATAATGGAATTAAAAGAATAGAACTCGCTACTGAAGAAATGCTAACCTCTGGTCATGAAATGGACATCAGTACCAATGAAATTGCTAACGCAATAGCAAAAATGAGTGCAGGTGCTCAAAATCAATTAAAAGATATTGAAAAGACCTCCAACATAATAGAGCAAGTAGTAGACGCTGCTAAGACAATGGACTCTTTTGTAGAAGAAATAAATGGCTCAGCTAAAAAAGGGGTTCAAAATAGTGAAGAAGGTAAAAATGTGGTCGAAACAGTGGTAAGCGACATTGAGAACATTGCTAATTATTCTGACAAAACCATGGAATCTATCCAGGTGCTTTCTACAAGATCAAATGAAATATCAGGGATCTTAAACGTAATATCTGAAATAGCCACACAAACCAACCTACTGGCATTGAATGCTGCCATTGAAGCGGCAAAAGCGGGTGAGGACGGAAAGGGTTTTGCCGTAGTAGCTGAAAACATCAGAAACTTAGCAGAAGGCGCCAAGCGATCTACTGGAGAAATCAGCCTATTAGTAAAAGCAGTACAAGAAGACACTGACATGGCAGCTAACCTAATGAAACACATGAATGAAAACATTAAAAGTGGTGTCAATTCCACTAAAAAAACCCATAAAATACTTCATGTGATTTCAGAATCTTCTAAACAAACACTAGAGCTCTCTAATAAAGTAAAGGACATCACTGATTCGCAAACCAAACGCATATCAGACGTATTTAATGCAATAGAATCAGTTGTTTTAATATCGGAGCAATTTGCCACTGGCTCTGAAGAGGTGGCCAGTTCAGCCAATGAATTATCAAATGGAATGAAAGACTTCAACAACAATTCCCAAGTACTAAACACCATGGGCAAAGAATTGAAAACATCCATGAAGCAGTTTACTTTGAACTAA
- a CDS encoding TonB-dependent receptor: MKQKITLSSILMTIGLLLGGLTAIAQGVTTSGMNGKVVDENSEALIGATVIAIHQPTGTKYGSVTNMDGYYYFSSIRVGGPYKVTVTYIGFETQTVEGINLALGEKRNIDFTISSQTDELEEVVITAATDDVINSGRTGAATNVSTETLNTNPSVNRSIEDFVRLSPQAASGVGNGGVSIAGSNSRYNNVTVDGAINNDAFGLNADGMPGSSSGSEPISLDAIEEISILVAPYDVTKGSFTGGGINAVTRSGTNEVDGSVYYYTRSEKIAGKTLSDEPERQSPFFNRQYGARVGGPIIKDKLFFFASAEHQVAETPNQIGLVSQSTLDSYSTVPSNVANISTETAQSVKDYLMTNYGYDAGTYGALAPQTKNTKLFGKIDWNINDNHQITFRHSYLKATDENISRNQNFLQFSNNGYLNDVESNSSIIELRSRIGDNMSNNMIVGYTSLNRKRNLDDYGDMFPQVEIDTDDGTTIIAGTQRSSVGNELRQGIGQFTNNFTIFKNRHVITLGTHNEFFKIYNSFVNRYPGHYEYDGLDNFLNDQLGTNGRFRVRYSLDYYNDRFQPVDLRFLQSGFYIQDEWEATDKLKLTGGLRLDVPFFLDEPNANPQFEQEFGIDTQDMPSGQLLWSPRVGFNYDLKGDESVQLRGGVGIFTGRVPFVWISNAYSNSGATTSLADVRASSANVPLYPDGNRTYEYYIADVLNVGVDDPAVRAEIEARQANAPTSQIDALDSEFKMPQNLRANLAVDAKLPFGMTGTFEAIYSKVINGIQYQNLQVKDADGTIPVEDNRPTFPSESVSPNFSDVFLLTNTNKGYQYSFTGQLSKTTKNLSAMIAYNYGVSKDVNGGTNTTANSGWEFNPTPGSPNEAIVSYAVWDLRHRIVANFNYLFDYSDYASTSVGVFISSQSGSPFSYMVNGDLNNDGSYGNDQAYIPADQSEIIFGENGVPASAADQAAMWNQLDAFIERDAYLSEHRGEIAERNGARTPWTGVIDMRIMQEFKLKSGNKVNRLQISLDIENVANLLKSDWGRQYAVNFNTYNLLQLEGFDAATGRPVYNYSDRDEAWTVNNSASIWRMQLGFRYLFGN, translated from the coding sequence ATGAAGCAGAAAATTACACTTTCTAGCATACTCATGACTATCGGATTGCTTCTTGGCGGTCTGACAGCAATAGCACAAGGAGTAACCACCTCTGGAATGAACGGAAAAGTGGTAGACGAAAATTCAGAAGCCTTAATAGGAGCTACTGTAATCGCCATACACCAACCGACTGGTACTAAGTACGGTTCTGTTACCAATATGGATGGTTATTATTATTTCTCAAGTATTCGTGTAGGTGGCCCTTATAAGGTTACAGTTACTTATATCGGGTTTGAAACCCAGACAGTAGAGGGAATAAATCTTGCACTAGGTGAAAAGCGAAATATTGATTTTACTATTTCAAGTCAAACAGATGAATTGGAAGAAGTAGTGATTACTGCTGCTACTGACGATGTGATCAACTCTGGTAGGACTGGAGCAGCAACCAACGTTAGTACAGAAACTTTGAACACTAACCCATCAGTGAACCGTTCGATCGAAGATTTCGTAAGGCTATCGCCACAGGCGGCATCAGGTGTAGGCAATGGTGGTGTGTCTATAGCAGGAAGCAACAGTAGATACAACAACGTAACAGTAGATGGAGCCATTAATAATGATGCTTTTGGTCTCAATGCGGACGGTATGCCTGGTAGCAGTTCAGGTTCTGAGCCTATCAGTTTAGATGCAATCGAAGAAATTTCAATATTGGTAGCTCCTTATGATGTGACTAAAGGTTCATTTACTGGAGGAGGTATCAATGCTGTCACAAGAAGCGGTACCAATGAAGTTGATGGTTCGGTTTATTACTACACGCGTAGTGAGAAAATAGCTGGAAAAACCTTGAGCGATGAACCTGAGAGACAATCACCATTTTTTAATAGACAGTATGGAGCTAGAGTAGGTGGGCCGATCATTAAAGACAAACTGTTCTTCTTTGCAAGTGCAGAGCATCAAGTAGCCGAAACACCTAACCAAATTGGATTGGTGAGTCAATCTACACTCGATAGCTACAGTACAGTACCTTCTAATGTGGCTAACATCAGTACAGAAACAGCACAATCAGTGAAGGATTATCTGATGACTAATTACGGTTATGACGCAGGTACCTATGGGGCACTCGCTCCTCAAACTAAAAACACTAAGCTTTTTGGAAAAATCGATTGGAATATCAATGACAATCATCAAATTACTTTTAGACATAGTTATTTAAAGGCGACGGATGAGAATATCAGTAGAAATCAAAACTTTCTGCAATTTTCAAATAATGGTTATTTGAATGATGTGGAAAGCAACTCTTCAATTATTGAGCTTAGAAGTCGAATTGGAGATAACATGTCTAACAACATGATCGTGGGATATACTAGTCTTAACAGGAAAAGAAACTTAGATGACTATGGTGATATGTTTCCTCAAGTGGAAATCGATACAGATGATGGAACAACAATCATCGCAGGTACACAGAGAAGCTCAGTAGGCAATGAACTTCGTCAGGGTATTGGTCAGTTTACCAACAACTTTACTATTTTCAAAAACAGACATGTGATCACTCTGGGTACTCATAATGAGTTTTTCAAGATCTACAATTCGTTTGTAAACCGATACCCAGGGCACTATGAGTATGATGGGTTAGATAATTTCTTGAATGATCAACTAGGGACTAATGGTCGATTTAGAGTAAGGTACTCGTTAGATTATTACAATGATAGATTTCAGCCAGTAGATCTTAGATTCTTGCAGAGTGGATTCTACATTCAGGATGAATGGGAAGCTACTGATAAACTTAAGTTGACAGGTGGATTAAGGTTAGATGTTCCATTCTTCTTAGATGAGCCTAATGCCAATCCTCAGTTTGAGCAAGAGTTTGGAATTGATACACAAGATATGCCAAGTGGACAATTGCTATGGTCTCCTAGAGTAGGGTTCAATTATGACCTCAAAGGAGATGAATCAGTGCAGCTTCGTGGGGGAGTGGGTATCTTCACTGGTAGAGTGCCATTTGTTTGGATATCAAATGCCTATTCAAACTCAGGAGCTACTACCTCTTTGGCGGATGTAAGAGCTAGTTCTGCTAATGTGCCACTTTACCCTGATGGAAACCGTACATACGAATATTATATAGCGGATGTACTGAATGTAGGTGTAGATGATCCAGCTGTAAGAGCTGAGATAGAGGCAAGACAAGCCAACGCTCCTACGTCGCAAATCGATGCTTTGGATTCGGAGTTTAAAATGCCTCAAAATTTAAGGGCTAATTTAGCGGTTGATGCCAAGCTTCCATTTGGGATGACAGGTACATTTGAAGCGATCTACTCAAAGGTGATCAATGGTATTCAGTATCAAAACCTACAGGTTAAAGATGCAGACGGAACCATTCCAGTAGAAGACAATAGACCTACATTTCCTAGTGAATCTGTGAGTCCAAATTTCAGTGATGTGTTCCTTTTGACCAATACAAACAAAGGGTACCAATACAGCTTTACAGGCCAGTTGAGCAAGACAACCAAAAACCTGTCTGCCATGATTGCTTATAACTACGGAGTGTCTAAGGACGTGAACGGAGGTACAAACACGACTGCCAACTCAGGGTGGGAATTTAACCCAACGCCAGGTAGCCCTAATGAAGCGATCGTGAGTTATGCTGTATGGGATTTGAGACATAGAATAGTAGCTAATTTCAACTACTTGTTCGATTACTCAGATTATGCTTCTACGTCAGTAGGTGTATTCATTAGTTCACAATCTGGATCTCCATTCTCATATATGGTTAATGGTGATTTGAACAATGATGGTTCTTACGGTAATGATCAGGCTTATATTCCTGCTGATCAAAGTGAGATTATTTTCGGAGAAAACGGAGTGCCTGCTAGTGCGGCAGATCAAGCAGCTATGTGGAATCAGTTAGATGCGTTTATCGAAAGAGATGCTTACTTAAGCGAGCATAGAGGTGAGATAGCTGAAAGAAACGGTGCTAGAACTCCTTGGACTGGTGTGATTGATATGAGAATAATGCAAGAGTTTAAACTCAAATCAGGAAACAAAGTCAATAGACTACAGATTTCATTAGATATCGAAAACGTAGCCAACTTACTGAAGAGCGATTGGGGAAGACAATATGCTGTAAACTTCAACACGTACAACTTGCTACAGTTGGAGGGATTTGATGCGGCCACTGGTAGACCTGTCTATAACTACTCAGACAGAGATGAAGCCTGGACAGTCAACAACAGTGCTTCTATTTGGAGAATGCAATTAGGCTTTAGATACCTATTCGGTAACTAA
- a CDS encoding acylphosphatase — protein MNKELIGRSILVSGKVQGVFYRASTADEASKLGLEGWVKNLPTGEVMIEVFGEKPDIDQLIAWCWQGSPLAKVSKVEVEEVPFRKGGLFMVLY, from the coding sequence ATGAATAAAGAATTGATTGGGCGATCGATACTCGTGTCGGGCAAGGTACAAGGCGTATTCTACCGGGCATCTACGGCAGATGAAGCTAGCAAGTTAGGACTCGAAGGTTGGGTAAAAAACTTGCCAACAGGAGAGGTGATGATAGAAGTGTTTGGAGAGAAACCCGATATAGATCAATTGATCGCATGGTGCTGGCAAGGATCTCCCTTGGCCAAAGTATCGAAGGTAGAAGTAGAAGAAGTGCCTTTTAGAAAAGGGGGGCTATTTATGGTTCTGTATTAA
- the deoC gene encoding deoxyribose-phosphate aldolase, whose protein sequence is MIEHPNTYIEHTLLKIDLTDREVDQLISEAKRYQFIGVCIPPFWVKKVSRELENSTIQLVTVIGFPLGYQQTASKLHEIEMAIADGADELDLVMNVSAFKSGMNWSKIEMAKAAQLAHQQQKILKIIVETALLTKEEIAQVSKIVSDAGADYIKTSTGFASRGASIDDIEIMKANVAPHVGIKASGGIKSREQLEALVNAGADRIGTSAGVQIMKAYE, encoded by the coding sequence GTGATTGAGCATCCTAATACCTATATAGAACATACCTTGCTGAAAATAGATCTGACTGATCGAGAGGTGGATCAGTTGATATCAGAAGCAAAACGCTATCAGTTTATTGGTGTTTGTATTCCTCCGTTTTGGGTAAAGAAAGTCAGTCGTGAGTTAGAAAATTCAACCATCCAGCTAGTGACTGTGATAGGCTTTCCCCTTGGTTACCAGCAAACAGCCTCTAAATTACATGAGATAGAAATGGCTATCGCAGATGGCGCCGACGAATTGGATCTGGTGATGAATGTGTCTGCTTTCAAGTCAGGAATGAATTGGTCGAAAATAGAAATGGCTAAAGCTGCTCAGTTGGCACATCAGCAGCAAAAGATCTTAAAAATAATCGTAGAAACCGCTTTGCTTACTAAGGAAGAAATAGCACAGGTGTCGAAGATCGTTTCCGATGCTGGCGCCGATTATATCAAGACTTCTACAGGGTTTGCTTCACGCGGAGCTAGTATAGACGACATCGAAATCATGAAAGCAAATGTAGCTCCCCATGTAGGAATCAAAGCTTCAGGAGGGATCAAGTCGCGTGAGCAGTTGGAAGCACTGGTGAATGCGGGTGCAGATCGAATAGGTACTTCTGCAGGCGTACAAATCATGAAAGCCTATGAATAA
- a CDS encoding amidohydrolase family protein yields MKIRYFLLTITLGFSILAHAQTMDFESYNPPSTLVVTEHQVTKAKYPFIDVHNHQFGMNTQDLRPLLHDMDDLNMAVMVNLSGRGRGSDEHFEGVMQNVKKNAPNRFIIFTNLSFDNIDDKNWTINTVDQLSRDVKAGANGLKIYKSLGLRHTDQDGKRIAVDDPRLDPIWAKCGELGIPVLIHSADPKPFWDDHDENNERWLELKTKPGRKRGPNDPAPWEQIIAEQHHVFEKHPNTKFINAHLGWYANDLTTLGQLMDKYPNMYSEIGAVIAELGRQPRAANAFLTKYQDRVMFGKDAYNKEQYYTYFRVLETADEYFPYYKKYHAYWKMYGLDLSDEVLKKLYYKNAVQVIPNIDSSLFPE; encoded by the coding sequence ATGAAAATAAGATACTTCCTCCTAACAATTACTTTAGGTTTTTCTATTTTGGCGCACGCCCAAACCATGGACTTTGAATCCTACAACCCTCCCTCCACACTTGTGGTTACCGAACATCAGGTCACCAAAGCTAAATACCCCTTTATAGACGTACACAACCATCAATTTGGCATGAATACACAAGATCTCAGACCGCTCCTTCATGACATGGACGACCTCAATATGGCCGTAATGGTAAACTTGAGCGGACGTGGGCGAGGCAGTGACGAACATTTCGAGGGTGTAATGCAAAACGTAAAGAAAAATGCACCCAACCGGTTTATCATTTTCACCAATCTATCCTTCGACAACATAGATGATAAAAATTGGACCATAAACACCGTAGACCAACTCTCGCGCGACGTAAAAGCAGGTGCTAATGGACTGAAAATATACAAAAGCCTCGGCCTCCGCCATACAGATCAAGACGGCAAGCGCATAGCAGTAGATGACCCAAGACTAGACCCTATATGGGCCAAATGTGGCGAATTGGGTATTCCTGTTCTGATACATTCCGCAGATCCAAAACCATTCTGGGATGATCACGACGAAAACAACGAACGCTGGCTAGAACTAAAAACCAAACCTGGGCGCAAACGAGGCCCTAATGATCCCGCTCCCTGGGAGCAGATCATCGCCGAACAACATCATGTATTTGAGAAACACCCAAACACCAAATTTATCAATGCGCACTTGGGCTGGTATGCCAATGATTTGACCACTCTAGGCCAGCTCATGGACAAATACCCTAACATGTATTCCGAGATTGGTGCCGTGATAGCCGAACTCGGCCGGCAACCCAGAGCAGCCAACGCCTTTCTGACCAAGTATCAAGACCGAGTTATGTTTGGCAAAGATGCCTATAACAAAGAGCAATACTACACTTACTTTCGTGTATTAGAGACCGCAGATGAATACTTCCCTTACTACAAGAAATATCATGCCTATTGGAAGATGTATGGCTTAGACTTGAGTGATGAAGTACTGAAGAAATTGTATTACAAAAATGCAGTTCAAGTGATTCCAAATATCGACAGTTCATTATTTCCCGAGTAA
- a CDS encoding nucleotidyltransferase family protein yields MKPTLLILAAGRGSRFGGAKQVAPMGPHGETIMEYSIYDALNNGFNQVVLVINKDVEQDTFELVDKMTTVKNKISYAYQDLYTEMIPADIQAARLKPWGTAHAIMSACDQIDGSFAMINADDYYGKDAFSTMASYLQSHTAPNNYSMIGYDLANTLSANGTVSRGISISDTNGFLASIVETHGIHAQGDKIIADGNQEITEGLASMNFWGFQNNLFSELKTQFKDFLNTAKDLTKDEYQIPTVIDQMIKKGMIEVSVLHSGAKWFGVTYKEDASYAAKAIQGYVASGKYPSPLWV; encoded by the coding sequence ATGAAACCTACTTTACTCATACTGGCTGCTGGACGCGGGAGCCGATTTGGCGGAGCCAAACAAGTAGCCCCCATGGGTCCTCATGGTGAAACAATCATGGAATACAGCATCTACGACGCACTCAACAATGGCTTTAACCAAGTCGTACTCGTGATCAACAAAGACGTGGAACAAGACACCTTCGAACTAGTCGATAAAATGACCACTGTGAAAAATAAAATCTCCTATGCTTACCAAGATCTATACACTGAAATGATCCCTGCCGATATTCAGGCCGCAAGATTAAAACCCTGGGGAACAGCACACGCCATCATGAGTGCCTGTGACCAAATAGACGGGAGTTTTGCTATGATCAATGCGGATGACTACTACGGCAAGGATGCTTTCAGCACTATGGCCAGCTATCTCCAATCTCATACCGCCCCCAACAACTACAGCATGATCGGCTATGATTTGGCTAACACCCTATCTGCCAATGGCACCGTATCTCGTGGCATCTCCATCAGTGATACCAATGGCTTTTTAGCCTCCATCGTAGAAACACACGGTATCCATGCACAAGGCGACAAAATCATAGCTGATGGAAATCAAGAAATCACCGAAGGATTAGCATCTATGAACTTCTGGGGCTTCCAAAACAACCTGTTTAGCGAACTAAAAACTCAGTTCAAAGATTTTCTCAACACAGCAAAAGACCTCACTAAAGACGAATATCAAATCCCTACCGTGATCGACCAAATGATCAAAAAAGGAATGATCGAAGTCTCCGTTTTGCACTCTGGCGCAAAGTGGTTTGGCGTCACATATAAAGAAGATGCAAGCTACGCTGCTAAAGCCATCCAAGGCTATGTGGCTTCTGGCAAATATCCTAGTCCACTTTGGGTATGA
- a CDS encoding peroxiredoxin produces MKLKKGDQIPDITLSDQDGARINLRRFVDQALIIFFYPKDNTPVCTAEACLFEAHYKELKEAGAEVIGISSDPVSSHKKFATRYHLDYRLLSDVDGEAEKLFGIKRKLFGLIKERVTFVFNKEGKLVHIIQSQYNGKRHVKEAIAALNTD; encoded by the coding sequence ATGAAACTGAAAAAAGGAGATCAAATTCCAGATATCACTTTGAGCGACCAAGATGGTGCTCGCATAAACTTGAGAAGGTTCGTTGATCAAGCATTGATAATTTTCTTCTACCCAAAAGACAATACACCAGTCTGTACAGCCGAAGCTTGTCTTTTCGAAGCTCACTACAAAGAGCTGAAAGAGGCAGGAGCTGAAGTCATCGGTATCAGCAGTGATCCCGTCTCTTCTCACAAGAAGTTTGCGACACGCTACCACTTGGACTACCGACTACTGAGTGATGTCGATGGGGAGGCCGAAAAACTATTTGGCATAAAACGCAAACTATTTGGGCTTATCAAAGAGCGAGTAACTTTTGTCTTTAATAAAGAAGGCAAATTAGTTCACATCATTCAGTCTCAATACAATGGCAAGCGACACGTAAAAGAAGCCATAGCTGCACTCAATACAGACTAA
- a CDS encoding Cbp1 family collagen-binding glycoprotein adhesin: protein MKSKSAKLTLFIAATLAVVVSLTALYFTIEDEKEQLSLKSIQLEQELYTRDSAYNEIIDIMYSLESQVGQIKDRENLVNKISSGDLTKSNKRQLVEDMDLIDSLIIETNGKVSRLMSKLETANVNMNTFKSRIAELSDELKERKASVDGLREDLASKNVMIADLSTDLKMLEYKSVVQEEKINVQVAKIDEQEKKLNEAYYAIGTKKALEEEGLIVKEGGVLWFGKTSALEKDVPKEKFSEIDIRTTQNLLVDSEEVDLVTEHPSDSYEIVKEGDKAKFLKITNPDEFWRISKYLVVAVND, encoded by the coding sequence ATGAAAAGTAAATCAGCAAAATTGACATTGTTCATTGCGGCTACCTTGGCCGTGGTGGTGAGTTTGACCGCTCTTTATTTTACTATAGAGGATGAAAAAGAACAGCTCAGCTTGAAGTCTATACAGCTAGAGCAGGAGCTTTATACCAGAGATTCTGCTTATAATGAAATCATTGATATCATGTATAGCTTAGAATCGCAAGTGGGACAAATCAAAGACAGAGAGAACTTGGTTAATAAAATTTCTTCTGGTGATTTGACCAAGTCCAACAAAAGACAGTTAGTAGAGGACATGGATTTGATCGATAGTTTGATCATTGAGACCAATGGGAAAGTGTCTCGATTGATGTCTAAGCTAGAAACTGCCAACGTGAATATGAACACGTTTAAAAGCAGAATAGCAGAACTTTCTGATGAATTAAAAGAAAGAAAAGCTTCTGTAGATGGATTGCGAGAAGATTTGGCCAGCAAAAATGTAATGATCGCAGATCTGTCTACTGATTTGAAAATGCTCGAATACAAAAGCGTAGTACAAGAGGAGAAAATCAATGTACAAGTAGCGAAAATCGATGAGCAGGAGAAAAAATTGAATGAGGCTTACTATGCCATTGGTACAAAGAAGGCGCTAGAAGAAGAAGGTTTGATCGTGAAAGAAGGCGGTGTCCTGTGGTTTGGTAAAACGTCTGCTCTCGAAAAAGATGTGCCCAAGGAGAAGTTTAGCGAAATCGATATCCGAACCACCCAAAACCTATTAGTAGACTCAGAAGAGGTAGATCTAGTGACTGAGCATCCGTCGGATTCTTACGAGATAGTGAAGGAAGGGGATAAAGCCAAATTTTTGAAAATAACCAATCCAGATGAATTTTGGAGAATTTCCAAATATCTGGTAGTGGCCGTAAACGACTAA
- a CDS encoding sigma-54-dependent transcriptional regulator produces MKKEAFKIFVVEDDEWYSKLLSHTLSLNPDHTVHTYKDGASMLADLSQQPDLITLDFRLPDYLGSDLFDKIKSYDPAIEVVVISEQQDIETAVDLLKKGAYDYLTKTDDIRDRLVHVLNQLGKHRKLTQKVETLQEEVEKKYDYPSTIIGQSDGIKKVFRLIEKATTTNISVMISGETGTGKEVVAKAIHYNSKLKKKPFVPVNMSAIPKELAESELFGHEKGAFTGATEKHLGKFEQAHGGTLFLDEIGEMDVALQAKLLRALQEKEITRVGGTGVVKVDCRIIVATHRDLLEEMKAGRFREDLYYRLLGLPLELPPLRSRDKDVVLLAKYFTEAFAHENDQPAKKLTKDAMHKLLSYSYPGNIRELKSIIELAVVMADEQEITPEDITFSQRDLMPEVLSEELTMKDYQLKIIRLYLKRYNDDIKQVADRLDIGQSTIYRLLKEHPIS; encoded by the coding sequence ATGAAAAAGGAAGCATTTAAAATTTTTGTGGTAGAAGACGATGAGTGGTATAGCAAACTGTTGTCACATACACTTAGCCTCAATCCAGATCACACGGTTCATACTTATAAGGATGGTGCTTCTATGCTGGCCGACTTATCGCAGCAGCCTGATCTGATTACCTTAGATTTTCGTTTGCCAGACTATTTAGGCTCTGATTTGTTTGATAAGATCAAATCTTATGACCCTGCTATTGAAGTGGTAGTCATTTCGGAGCAGCAGGATATAGAGACAGCGGTAGATTTGTTGAAAAAGGGTGCGTATGATTACCTCACCAAAACCGACGATATACGGGATAGACTGGTACATGTTTTGAATCAGTTGGGCAAGCACAGAAAGCTCACTCAAAAAGTAGAAACGCTCCAAGAAGAGGTGGAAAAGAAGTACGATTATCCATCTACTATCATTGGTCAAAGTGATGGGATTAAGAAAGTTTTTAGGCTCATCGAAAAAGCGACTACCACCAATATCAGTGTGATGATCTCTGGCGAAACGGGCACGGGCAAGGAAGTAGTCGCCAAGGCGATTCACTACAATAGCAAGTTGAAGAAGAAGCCGTTTGTACCCGTAAACATGAGTGCCATTCCAAAGGAATTGGCTGAAAGCGAATTGTTTGGGCATGAAAAGGGTGCTTTTACAGGTGCTACCGAAAAGCACTTGGGCAAATTTGAGCAGGCGCATGGCGGTACGCTCTTTCTCGATGAGATAGGTGAAATGGATGTGGCTTTGCAGGCCAAGCTGCTTCGGGCTTTGCAAGAAAAGGAAATTACGAGAGTAGGAGGCACTGGCGTAGTAAAAGTAGACTGCCGTATCATAGTCGCTACGCATAGAGACCTGCTAGAAGAGATGAAAGCTGGGCGTTTTCGGGAGGATTTATATTATAGGTTGTTGGGCTTGCCACTGGAGTTGCCACCTTTGCGTAGTAGAGACAAAGATGTAGTGTTGCTGGCTAAGTATTTTACAGAAGCATTCGCTCACGAAAATGATCAACCAGCTAAAAAACTAACAAAAGATGCCATGCACAAGCTGCTGAGCTATTCATACCCAGGCAATATCCGTGAGCTAAAATCTATCATAGAGTTGGCAGTAGTGATGGCTGATGAGCAAGAGATAACGCCAGAGGATATTACTTTTTCCCAACGAGACCTGATGCCTGAGGTGTTGTCAGAAGAGCTGACCATGAAAGACTATCAACTCAAAATCATCAGACTCTATCTCAAAAGATACAACGATGATATCAAGCAGGTTGCTGATCGGTTGGATATTGGCCAGTCTACCATCTACAGGCTCCTTAAAGAGCACCCGATCTCTTAA